The following proteins come from a genomic window of Myroides odoratus DSM 2801:
- a CDS encoding succinate dehydrogenase/fumarate reductase iron-sulfur subunit encodes MKLNLKIWRQKDRKSEGKLVDYAIDNVNTHMSFLEMLDTLNEQLISKKEDPIEFDHDCREGICGQCGVVINGNAHGPLENTTTCQLHMREFKDGETILIEPFKAAGFPVKKDLKVDRSAFDRIISAGGYVSVNTGQAPEANTIPVSHETAEAAFDSAACIGCGACVATCKNGSAALFTSAKITQLALLPQSQQERKERALHMIMQMDEEGFGHCSNTEACEVECPQGISVLNIARMNYEYNRASFFKFKKK; translated from the coding sequence ATGAAATTGAATCTTAAAATATGGAGACAGAAAGATCGTAAATCGGAAGGTAAACTTGTAGATTATGCGATAGATAATGTAAATACACACATGTCTTTTTTGGAAATGTTGGACACGCTAAATGAACAATTAATTTCAAAAAAAGAAGATCCTATTGAGTTTGATCATGATTGTAGGGAAGGAATTTGTGGGCAATGTGGAGTTGTGATCAATGGAAATGCACATGGACCGCTAGAAAATACGACGACTTGTCAGTTGCACATGCGAGAATTTAAAGATGGGGAGACGATTTTGATTGAGCCTTTCAAAGCCGCTGGTTTTCCTGTTAAAAAAGATTTGAAAGTGGATCGAAGTGCGTTTGACCGCATCATTTCGGCTGGAGGATATGTCTCAGTAAATACGGGACAGGCACCAGAAGCGAATACGATTCCTGTATCACATGAAACGGCAGAAGCCGCTTTTGATTCAGCTGCTTGCATTGGGTGTGGAGCTTGTGTCGCTACGTGTAAGAACGGAAGTGCAGCTTTATTTACCTCTGCGAAAATTACGCAATTGGCTTTATTACCTCAATCACAACAGGAGCGAAAAGAACGCGCACTGCACATGATTATGCAAATGGATGAGGAAGGTTTTGGACACTGTTCGAATACAGAAGCTTGTGAGGTAGAATGCCCACAAGGAATTTCTGTATTGAATATTGCTCGAATGAACTACGAGTACAATCGCGCTAGTTTTTTCAAGTTTAAAAAGAAGTAA
- a CDS encoding fumarate reductase/succinate dehydrogenase flavoprotein subunit, whose protein sequence is MKLDAKIPEGLLEDKWFNYKKNARLVNPANRKKLDVIVIGTGLAGSSVAASLGEMGYNVKSFCFQDTPRRAHSVAAQGGVNAAKNYKNDGDSIYRMFVDTLKGGDFRAREANVYRLAECSVNLIDQAVAQGVPFGREYGGYLNNRSFGGVQVSRTFYARGQTGQQLLLGTYQALMRQVNKKTVELFSSHEMLDLVLIDGKARGVIVRNLETGEIERHAAHAVVLATGGFGKIYYLSTLAMGCNGSAIWRAHKKGAYFASPSWTQIHPTSLPQSGDYQSKLTLMSESLRNDGRIWVPKNLNETRVANDIPEEERDYYLERRYPAFGNLAPRDISSRAAKERIDAGYGVGPLKNAVYLDFSKAIREQGQAKIAEKYGNLFTMYEKITGTNAYKEPMMISPAAHFSMGGLWVDYELMTTIPGLFALGEANFADHGANRLGANSLLQASVDGYFIAPYTIANYLADQIRIGKISTDHPEFEKAEQEVKDKLENLLKINGDKTVDYYHKKLGKLLYDYCGLARTKEGLTFAIEEIKKLRAEFYQNVHVPGTNATINSELEKAGRVADYLEIGTLMCYDALTRDESCGAHFREEYQTEEGEAARNDEKFQFISAWEWPGSLDQEPILNKEELTFEYVKPTIRSYK, encoded by the coding sequence ATGAAATTAGATGCAAAAATTCCTGAAGGACTATTAGAAGATAAATGGTTTAACTATAAAAAGAATGCTCGTTTGGTTAATCCTGCAAATAGAAAAAAGCTGGATGTTATTGTAATTGGAACTGGATTAGCAGGTAGTTCTGTAGCAGCCTCTTTGGGAGAGATGGGATATAATGTAAAATCATTTTGCTTTCAAGATACTCCGCGTCGTGCGCACTCTGTAGCAGCACAAGGAGGAGTAAATGCGGCTAAAAATTATAAAAATGATGGAGATAGTATCTACAGAATGTTTGTGGATACATTAAAAGGAGGAGATTTTAGAGCAAGGGAAGCAAATGTTTATCGCTTGGCAGAATGCTCCGTGAATTTAATTGACCAAGCTGTTGCTCAAGGAGTACCTTTTGGTAGGGAATACGGTGGATACCTAAACAATCGATCATTTGGAGGAGTTCAGGTGAGTCGAACGTTTTATGCTCGTGGACAAACGGGACAACAATTACTTTTAGGAACGTATCAGGCGCTTATGCGTCAGGTAAATAAGAAAACGGTAGAGCTTTTTTCTTCCCACGAAATGTTGGATTTAGTATTGATTGATGGAAAAGCCCGTGGGGTTATTGTTCGAAATCTTGAAACAGGAGAAATTGAAAGACATGCTGCACATGCAGTTGTTTTAGCAACAGGAGGATTCGGGAAGATTTACTATCTATCAACGCTTGCTATGGGATGTAATGGTTCTGCTATTTGGAGAGCACATAAAAAAGGAGCCTATTTTGCTTCTCCAAGTTGGACACAAATTCACCCAACATCCTTACCACAGTCTGGAGATTATCAGTCTAAATTGACCTTAATGTCTGAGTCATTGCGTAATGATGGACGTATTTGGGTACCTAAAAATCTAAATGAAACGAGAGTCGCTAATGATATTCCAGAAGAGGAAAGAGATTACTATTTAGAAAGACGTTATCCTGCTTTTGGAAATTTAGCTCCTCGAGATATTTCTTCTCGTGCTGCTAAAGAGCGCATCGATGCTGGTTATGGTGTTGGACCATTGAAAAATGCAGTATATCTAGATTTTTCTAAGGCAATTAGAGAACAAGGACAAGCGAAAATCGCTGAAAAATATGGCAACTTGTTTACCATGTATGAAAAAATTACAGGAACAAATGCTTATAAGGAACCGATGATGATTTCCCCAGCGGCTCACTTCTCTATGGGAGGACTTTGGGTAGATTATGAATTAATGACTACGATTCCAGGATTGTTTGCCTTAGGGGAAGCTAATTTTGCAGACCACGGCGCTAATCGATTAGGGGCGAATTCTTTACTGCAAGCTTCTGTTGATGGTTATTTCATCGCTCCGTATACGATTGCTAACTATTTAGCAGATCAAATTCGAATCGGTAAAATTTCTACAGATCATCCTGAATTTGAGAAAGCAGAACAAGAGGTTAAAGACAAATTAGAAAACCTATTGAAAATTAACGGGGATAAAACGGTCGATTATTACCATAAGAAATTAGGTAAATTACTGTATGATTATTGTGGTTTAGCACGTACAAAAGAAGGGTTGACATTTGCTATTGAGGAAATCAAGAAGTTGAGAGCTGAATTTTATCAAAATGTCCATGTTCCTGGGACCAATGCAACCATCAATTCAGAATTAGAAAAAGCAGGACGCGTAGCGGATTACTTAGAAATAGGTACGCTGATGTGTTATGATGCTTTGACGCGTGATGAATCTTGTGGGGCTCACTTCAGAGAGGAATACCAAACAGAAGAAGGGGAAGCTGCTCGTAACGACGAGAAATTCCAGTTTATTTCTGCATGGGAATGGCCCGGATCACTAGATCAAGAACCTATTTTGAATAAAGAAGAACTAACATTTGAATACGTAAAACCGACTATCCGTAGTTATAAATAA
- a CDS encoding succinate dehydrogenase cytochrome b subunit: MNTLSRKIVMAGTGLFLCFFLLIHFLGNTQLFLEPEHAQESFNAYSHFLTGNPLVKAVSYVLYLSILGHAIYALIITSKNQKAGGSYKRDNRGRASKWYSRNMGVLGVIILIFLVLHFQNFWYVYKFGEIGLDAKGNKDLYTVVVTAFQELWLVVVYVIAMIALAYHLIHGITSGVRTLGLFHPKYVRWINVFGIAYAVILCVGFALMPIYIYITH, translated from the coding sequence ATGAATACACTCTCAAGAAAGATTGTAATGGCAGGGACTGGGTTGTTTCTGTGTTTCTTTTTACTGATTCACTTTTTAGGGAATACACAGTTGTTTCTAGAACCTGAACATGCACAAGAAAGCTTTAATGCTTATTCTCATTTTTTAACTGGGAATCCCTTGGTAAAAGCCGTCTCTTATGTGCTTTATTTATCCATTTTAGGGCATGCTATTTATGCGTTAATTATCACCTCAAAGAATCAAAAAGCAGGAGGTAGTTACAAGCGCGATAATAGAGGTAGAGCCAGTAAATGGTATAGCCGAAATATGGGAGTATTAGGCGTAATTATCTTGATTTTCCTCGTACTGCACTTTCAAAACTTTTGGTACGTCTATAAATTTGGTGAGATTGGCCTAGATGCAAAGGGCAATAAAGACCTGTATACTGTTGTTGTTACGGCATTTCAGGAACTTTGGTTAGTTGTCGTTTATGTAATAGCGATGATTGCGCTTGCTTATCACTTAATTCACGGTATCACGAGTGGTGTTCGTACACTAGGGTTATTTCACCCTAAATATGTACGATGGATTAATGTATTCGGAATCGCGTATGCGGTTATCTTATGTGTTGGTTTCGCTTTAATGCCTATTTATATTTATATCACCCATTAA
- a CDS encoding RNA polymerase sigma factor — protein MKQNNVEQEFISLLEENQNLIHKICRLYTDEESAHKDLFQEISIQLWKAYPSFRGESKFTTWAYRIGLNTAISLFRKKNRQITTTSYNPIIHHFEYQEYNEEEEQQLKLMYQALHQLNDIDKALVFMYLENKTYEEIADTLGISEVNARVKMNRIKSKLKKILNP, from the coding sequence ATGAAACAAAATAATGTAGAACAAGAGTTTATATCTTTATTGGAAGAGAACCAAAATCTCATCCATAAAATCTGTCGCTTGTATACAGATGAGGAATCTGCTCATAAAGATTTGTTTCAAGAAATTTCGATTCAACTATGGAAGGCTTATCCTAGTTTTAGAGGAGAATCCAAGTTCACAACTTGGGCGTACAGAATTGGTTTAAATACTGCCATTTCACTTTTCCGGAAGAAAAACCGGCAAATCACCACGACGAGCTATAATCCGATTATTCATCATTTTGAATACCAGGAGTACAACGAAGAAGAAGAACAGCAACTCAAATTGATGTATCAAGCACTTCACCAATTGAATGACATTGACAAAGCCTTAGTTTTCATGTATCTCGAAAACAAAACCTATGAAGAGATTGCCGATACACTCGGTATAAGTGAGGTCAATGCTCGAGTAAAAATGAATCGAATTAAAAGTAAATTAAAAAAAATATTAAATCCGTAA
- a CDS encoding tyrosine-protein phosphatase, with amino-acid sequence MKKYEILVLVGGMLMLGSCSYKHAYQPIAFSKLDTTENYEALTQRYAMGEENEFTPNAKQKELYLEVNQGVEIPNVSNVRELGGIITQDQRVIKSGHFYRSGHLGKLKKKHFKMLEQYTITQVIDLRTDREIKKHPDHLPTTIQYYNEQAFEDSEDMFSKAKKEVLKGRVTVEESNKAVEEFYGVYVLDNPQKIREIVLRMLDHDEATLFHCSAGKDRTGMIGAILLSILNVDRETIMEEYLRSNNERIDDVSGRMKLAKFGKFIFPKIDYEVIENFSWIKPNYLEAMFAAIEAKYGSMDNYIQEGLSITKEQRQKYIEKYTVILK; translated from the coding sequence ATGAAAAAATATGAAATCCTTGTTTTAGTAGGAGGTATGTTGATGTTAGGCAGTTGTTCTTATAAACACGCCTATCAGCCAATTGCATTTTCTAAGTTGGATACTACTGAAAATTATGAAGCCTTAACCCAACGATATGCTATGGGGGAAGAAAATGAGTTCACTCCCAATGCGAAACAGAAAGAACTATATTTAGAAGTGAATCAGGGAGTTGAAATTCCCAATGTTTCGAATGTTCGAGAATTAGGGGGAATTATCACACAAGATCAACGGGTAATCAAATCGGGGCATTTTTATCGCAGTGGTCATTTAGGGAAATTAAAAAAGAAGCATTTTAAAATGCTAGAACAATATACGATTACGCAAGTCATTGATTTAAGAACCGATCGAGAAATTAAAAAACACCCAGATCATCTACCAACTACTATTCAATATTATAATGAACAAGCTTTTGAAGATTCAGAAGACATGTTTAGCAAGGCAAAAAAAGAGGTATTAAAAGGAAGAGTAACAGTAGAAGAATCAAATAAAGCAGTGGAGGAATTTTATGGGGTTTACGTTTTGGATAATCCTCAAAAGATTCGCGAGATTGTATTGCGTATGCTAGATCATGACGAAGCTACTTTGTTTCACTGTTCTGCAGGAAAGGACCGTACAGGAATGATTGGCGCTATACTATTGAGTATTCTCAATGTTGATCGAGAGACCATTATGGAAGAGTATTTACGTTCTAATAATGAGCGTATTGACGATGTTTCTGGAAGAATGAAATTAGCGAAGTTTGGCAAGTTTATTTTTCCTAAAATTGACTATGAAGTAATTGAGAATTTCTCGTGGATTAAACCCAATTATTTAGAGGCGATGTTTGCTGCAATAGAAGCAAAATATGGATCGATGGATAATTATATTCAAGAAGGATTATCCATTACAAAAGAACAACGTCAAAAGTATATCGAAAAATATACCGTTATTTTAAAGTAA
- a CDS encoding DUF2461 domain-containing protein yields MNHLKQEHFALLEEIAKNNNKPWFTENKPRIDADFAEVKGFFKSVFDEMAAVDEVELFHVHRLYRDVRFSKDKTPYKTYFGLHIGRKKPLLRGGYYLNVEPGKSFVGGGFWEPNKDDLLRIRKEIALDDSELRKIITNPVFVQAFGGLVGEELKTAPKGFDKEHPAIDLLRKKQFLVMRSFTDEEMIQPGFIKEVIQTFEAMKPFFDYMSEVLTTDVNGVSLYD; encoded by the coding sequence ATGAATCATTTGAAACAAGAGCATTTCGCCCTGTTAGAGGAGATTGCAAAGAATAATAATAAACCTTGGTTTACTGAAAACAAACCGCGAATTGATGCTGATTTTGCAGAAGTAAAGGGCTTTTTTAAAAGCGTTTTTGACGAGATGGCAGCAGTGGATGAGGTTGAATTATTTCACGTTCATCGCTTGTATCGAGATGTGCGTTTTTCAAAAGATAAAACCCCATATAAAACCTATTTTGGTTTACACATTGGAAGGAAAAAACCTTTACTACGCGGAGGATATTATCTCAATGTAGAACCTGGAAAGAGTTTTGTCGGAGGAGGATTTTGGGAACCCAATAAAGATGATTTATTGCGTATCAGAAAAGAAATCGCCTTAGATGATTCTGAATTACGTAAAATAATCACTAATCCTGTATTTGTACAAGCATTTGGAGGATTAGTAGGAGAGGAGTTGAAAACGGCTCCTAAAGGCTTTGATAAGGAGCATCCCGCTATTGACTTACTGCGCAAAAAACAGTTTTTAGTCATGCGATCTTTTACAGATGAAGAAATGATACAACCAGGATTTATCAAAGAAGTAATTCAAACGTTTGAAGCAATGAAGCCTTTTTTCGATTATATGTCTGAAGTATTGACAACAGATGTCAATGGAGTCAGTTTGTATGATTAA
- a CDS encoding linear amide C-N hydrolase, producing MKKWKIWVANLALAAFLLPVASDAYACTRVVYKGPNNTIITARSMDWKDEIDPNIWVFPRGMERTGEVGKASAKWKSKYGSVIVSAFDIATTDGMNEKGLVANILWLVESQYPDYDPNGKQKGMSLAIWAQYVLDNYATVAEAVTDLQKNPVAVVTANTPGRTTLATVHLTMSDAKGDNAVLEYIDGKLVVYHDPSYTVVTNSPTYDKQLAIRDYWAFLPGNQVLPGTGRSEDRFARASYYATAVDQSDDTMVAVGSAFSVIRNCSVPYGVHIEGYPNLSSTKWRAVSDQKNLVYYYEDPLTLSPLWLDLKTLDFSEKNKVKKLDVSKRQQYFGLANNQLVESKPFQFMGI from the coding sequence ATGAAAAAATGGAAAATCTGGGTAGCTAATTTAGCTTTAGCAGCTTTTTTACTACCTGTAGCATCAGATGCTTATGCGTGTACTCGAGTGGTATACAAAGGACCTAATAACACAATTATCACAGCGCGTTCGATGGATTGGAAAGATGAAATTGATCCAAATATCTGGGTATTCCCAAGAGGAATGGAACGCACCGGTGAAGTGGGTAAAGCATCAGCGAAATGGAAATCAAAATACGGAAGTGTTATTGTATCAGCTTTTGATATTGCTACAACTGACGGAATGAATGAAAAAGGTCTTGTGGCTAATATTCTTTGGTTAGTAGAATCACAATATCCTGATTATGATCCAAATGGAAAGCAAAAAGGGATGAGCTTAGCTATATGGGCACAATACGTATTAGATAACTATGCAACAGTAGCAGAAGCTGTAACGGATTTACAGAAAAATCCTGTTGCAGTGGTTACAGCTAATACCCCAGGTAGAACAACATTAGCTACGGTGCATTTGACGATGTCTGATGCAAAAGGAGATAATGCCGTTTTAGAATATATCGACGGAAAATTAGTGGTATATCACGATCCTTCTTATACAGTAGTTACCAATTCACCTACTTATGATAAGCAATTAGCTATTCGAGATTATTGGGCATTTTTACCAGGAAATCAAGTGTTACCGGGTACAGGAAGATCAGAAGATCGCTTTGCAAGAGCCTCTTATTATGCAACAGCAGTAGATCAAAGTGATGATACGATGGTGGCTGTTGGATCGGCATTTAGTGTAATCCGCAACTGTTCTGTTCCGTATGGAGTACATATCGAGGGATATCCGAACTTGTCTTCTACTAAATGGAGAGCTGTGTCAGATCAAAAGAATTTAGTTTATTATTATGAAGATCCATTGACGTTATCGCCTTTGTGGTTGGATTTGAAAACATTGGATTTCAGCGAAAAAAATAAGGTAAAAAAATTAGATGTTTCTAAGAGACAACAATATTTCGGTTTAGCGAATAATCAATTAGTAGAGAGCAAACCGTTCCAGTTTATGGGAATTTAG
- a CDS encoding cryptochrome/photolyase family protein — translation MEEIVIFWFRRDIRLHDNVGLYHAIQSGKKVLPIFIFDPAILAQFPAQEDRRIPYIYQALAQVDSHLQQLNSQVVCYHDHVLDVFKQLIETHAIAAVYTNADYEPAARKRDAAVQALVAEHAIAFYAYKDQVIFEANELLKSDQTPYKVYTPYARLWRSRLTEQHLLAWTLELKADYFVAQKEHQVMPSLTQLGYKEETKSRFEAPVFDSFLIQNYTANRDFPALDATTRLGIALRFGTVSIRACVRQALHDNDTWLSQLIWRDFFMAILYHYPHSARACFKREYENIQWRNNEVEFEAWCKGETGYPLVDAGMRELNQTGYMHNRVRMVVASFLVKHLLIDWRWGEAYFAQQLNDYDLALNVGNWQWAAGCGCDAAPYFRVFNPTEQQKKFDKDFNYIKKWIPQYDESTYITPIVEHKLARERALLAFKQALK, via the coding sequence ATGGAAGAAATTGTAATTTTTTGGTTTCGAAGGGATATTCGCTTACATGATAATGTAGGCTTATACCATGCGATACAGTCAGGAAAAAAAGTACTGCCCATCTTTATTTTTGATCCAGCAATCTTAGCGCAATTTCCAGCACAAGAGGATCGACGCATACCATATATTTATCAAGCATTAGCACAAGTCGATAGTCATTTACAACAGTTAAATAGTCAAGTGGTTTGCTACCATGATCATGTATTAGACGTATTCAAACAACTGATAGAAACTCATGCTATTGCAGCTGTTTATACGAATGCAGATTATGAACCTGCAGCTCGAAAAAGAGATGCAGCGGTACAAGCCTTAGTAGCTGAACATGCCATTGCTTTTTATGCTTATAAAGATCAAGTGATTTTTGAGGCTAATGAATTGCTGAAAAGCGATCAAACTCCCTACAAGGTTTATACGCCTTATGCTAGATTATGGAGAAGTAGGTTAACAGAACAACACTTGCTAGCTTGGACATTGGAATTAAAGGCGGATTATTTTGTAGCTCAAAAGGAGCATCAAGTAATGCCAAGTTTAACCCAGTTGGGGTATAAAGAAGAAACGAAATCTCGTTTTGAAGCACCTGTATTTGATTCATTTCTTATTCAAAATTATACAGCCAATCGCGATTTTCCAGCCCTAGATGCTACCACGCGTTTGGGAATAGCATTGCGATTTGGAACGGTATCTATTCGCGCTTGTGTGCGACAAGCGTTGCATGATAATGATACCTGGTTGAGCCAATTGATTTGGAGAGACTTTTTTATGGCAATCTTATATCACTATCCGCATTCGGCAAGAGCCTGTTTTAAAAGAGAATATGAAAATATACAATGGCGCAATAATGAAGTAGAATTTGAGGCTTGGTGCAAAGGGGAAACAGGATATCCACTTGTGGATGCGGGTATGCGCGAATTGAATCAAACGGGATATATGCACAATCGCGTGCGTATGGTAGTAGCTAGTTTTCTAGTGAAACACTTATTAATCGATTGGCGTTGGGGAGAAGCGTATTTTGCTCAACAACTCAACGATTATGACCTGGCTCTAAATGTAGGAAATTGGCAATGGGCTGCGGGATGTGGTTGTGATGCTGCTCCTTATTTTCGAGTGTTTAATCCCACAGAGCAACAAAAAAAGTTCGATAAAGATTTTAATTACATAAAAAAGTGGATTCCTCAGTATGACGAATCTACTTATATAACTCCTATAGTGGAGCATAAGCTAGCTAGAGAACGAGCGTTACTAGCTTTTAAACAAGCATTAAAATAA
- a CDS encoding porin produces MKSKIGMIKSLFLCGIGLFTAMNTWAQELEIAQDTIRIFEDKIVLNDATQKYPQFKVGGVFQTRYLDNFKRGVDINGLHYGEGEGTNNSFEIKRMRVSMNAKVTENLEVVALVNLADFKSDPKTKVLENAYAKYTLNRYLQFTVGQFRPLFGMEETYPVDVVKSIDYSNSYYMFGDNGWTSFQIGAAVTGSVDLGSVPMSYGVSVTNGNGKNKTDNDDGKHYSSRLLFNVDPKHKINVGISGGIGEVQRQTVYAVGAEATAFFPMGDRWSIDFQLEAKQGVNHQLYFSQPVDQRLGDIDDYLMKSFYILPNVRYDLGKKRLQTIEFACRYEYLDGSAHFNSNGRQTWVPMVSLEFLKNYGARLQVGMQIDNYKTNIEQTKSYNSNLAFIQFQCRLQ; encoded by the coding sequence ATGAAAAGTAAAATTGGGATGATAAAAAGCCTATTTCTCTGTGGAATAGGCTTATTTACTGCAATGAATACTTGGGCGCAAGAGCTTGAAATCGCACAAGATACCATTCGAATTTTCGAAGATAAAATCGTATTGAACGATGCAACGCAAAAATACCCTCAATTTAAAGTGGGAGGGGTTTTTCAAACCCGCTATTTAGATAATTTCAAACGTGGAGTAGATATCAATGGTTTGCATTACGGTGAGGGAGAAGGAACAAATAACTCCTTTGAAATTAAGCGTATGCGTGTTTCGATGAATGCGAAGGTTACAGAAAATTTAGAGGTAGTAGCTTTAGTGAATTTAGCGGATTTTAAATCAGATCCAAAAACGAAAGTTCTAGAAAATGCGTATGCAAAATATACGCTCAATCGTTATTTACAATTTACGGTAGGGCAGTTCAGACCGTTATTTGGTATGGAAGAAACCTATCCAGTGGATGTAGTTAAATCCATTGATTATTCAAATTCATACTATATGTTTGGCGATAATGGATGGACCAGTTTCCAAATCGGAGCTGCTGTTACAGGTAGTGTAGATTTAGGATCAGTTCCTATGAGTTACGGGGTTTCTGTTACCAATGGAAATGGTAAAAACAAAACGGATAATGACGACGGAAAACACTATTCGAGCCGCTTGTTGTTTAATGTGGACCCCAAGCATAAAATTAATGTCGGAATTAGTGGAGGGATTGGCGAAGTACAACGACAAACTGTTTATGCAGTTGGAGCAGAAGCAACCGCCTTTTTTCCAATGGGCGACCGCTGGAGTATTGATTTCCAATTAGAGGCAAAACAAGGGGTGAATCACCAATTGTATTTTAGCCAACCAGTTGATCAACGCCTTGGGGATATCGATGATTATTTGATGAAGAGTTTTTATATTCTACCGAATGTCCGCTATGATTTAGGTAAGAAGCGTCTACAAACTATTGAATTTGCTTGTCGATATGAATATTTAGACGGTAGTGCGCATTTCAATTCTAATGGCAGACAAACTTGGGTTCCCATGGTGAGTTTGGAATTCTTAAAGAATTATGGCGCTCGTCTACAAGTGGGGATGCAAATAGATAATTATAAAACGAATATTGAGCAGACAAAATCATATAACTCAAATCTTGCCTTTATTCAATTCCAGTGTCGATTACAATAA
- a CDS encoding anion permease has product MKEVNLKNFGITVVIGILLWFCPIPEGVTPEAWHLFAIFVSTILGIILKAAPMGTMCMIAVGLTAFFQLLAPGNAGQSITLSLKGFGDKVIWLIGISFFIARGFIKTGLGNRIAYLFIRAFGKSTLGLAYGLGLADLVLAPAIPSNTARGGGIIYPIMKSMAMNFGSDPTKEETKKKVGSFLTLNCYYLNLITSAMFLTGTASNPMCQKFAADIGINISWMNWAVGGFVPGALAFLLTPLVLYKIYPPELKKTGDAPKIAAQKLREMGKLTLPEKLMLVTFFILLFLWITGDLFTIDATTTAFIGLAILLLTSVLTWEDVKSEKGAWDTIVWFAVLVMMASSLNTLGFIGWFSDLVKAQMGGIDWHYAYPLIVIVYFFSHYIFASATAHVAAMYAALLGVGVSLGVPPMLLALTLGYMGSIYGTLTHYGHGPAPVFFGSGYVELKSWWTYGLIIGLFLLAIYLVVGTTWLSIIGYF; this is encoded by the coding sequence ATGAAAGAAGTAAATTTAAAAAATTTCGGAATTACCGTAGTAATAGGGATATTACTTTGGTTCTGTCCCATCCCAGAGGGAGTAACACCAGAAGCTTGGCATTTGTTTGCCATTTTTGTGAGTACCATTTTGGGGATTATCCTCAAAGCTGCTCCTATGGGGACCATGTGTATGATTGCTGTGGGACTTACCGCATTCTTTCAATTGTTAGCGCCTGGAAATGCAGGGCAATCGATTACGCTTAGTTTAAAAGGATTTGGAGATAAGGTTATTTGGTTAATCGGAATCTCCTTCTTTATTGCCCGAGGTTTTATTAAAACAGGATTAGGTAATCGTATTGCTTACTTGTTTATCCGTGCTTTTGGTAAAAGTACTTTGGGGCTAGCTTATGGATTAGGGTTGGCTGATTTGGTATTAGCGCCTGCTATTCCAAGCAATACAGCTCGTGGAGGAGGAATTATTTATCCCATCATGAAATCGATGGCGATGAACTTTGGGTCTGATCCAACAAAAGAAGAAACGAAAAAGAAAGTAGGTTCTTTTTTAACGTTGAATTGTTATTATTTGAACTTGATTACATCAGCCATGTTCTTAACAGGTACGGCAAGTAATCCTATGTGTCAGAAGTTTGCAGCAGATATTGGAATCAATATCAGTTGGATGAATTGGGCTGTCGGAGGTTTTGTTCCTGGAGCACTTGCGTTTCTCCTTACTCCTTTGGTGTTGTATAAAATTTATCCACCAGAGTTAAAGAAAACAGGGGATGCTCCTAAAATAGCTGCACAGAAATTAAGAGAAATGGGGAAATTAACGTTACCAGAAAAGTTGATGTTAGTGACCTTTTTTATCTTGCTTTTCTTGTGGATTACTGGAGATCTATTCACGATTGATGCAACAACTACGGCCTTTATTGGATTGGCTATCTTATTGTTGACTTCTGTATTAACATGGGAAGATGTCAAATCAGAAAAAGGCGCTTGGGATACCATTGTGTGGTTTGCTGTATTGGTAATGATGGCTAGTTCATTGAATACACTTGGGTTTATTGGCTGGTTTAGTGATTTAGTGAAGGCACAAATGGGAGGGATTGATTGGCATTATGCTTATCCTTTAATTGTCATTGTCTATTTCTTTAGTCACTATATTTTTGCTAGTGCAACCGCTCACGTAGCGGCAATGTATGCTGCACTTTTAGGGGTTGGTGTATCCTTAGGTGTGCCACCCATGTTATTGGCTTTAACCCTTGGCTATATGGGATCGATTTACGGTACTTTGACACATTATGGACACGGCCCAGCTCCTGTATTTTTCGGAAGTGGCTATGTTGAATTGAAGTCTTGGTGGACCTACGGATTGATAATCGGTCTTTTCTTACTCGCGATTTATTTAGTAGTAGGAACAACTTGGCTCAGTATTATTGGTTATTTTTAA